A window from Aerococcus sp. Group 1 encodes these proteins:
- a CDS encoding RNA degradosome polyphosphate kinase: protein MSTTSNNQKNTQSLQAENSAAHYYYNRELSWLDFNYRCVEEASDPNNPLLEQLNFLGIVSSNLDEFIMVRFAGVYNQYLDGVQVAENKTQMSPKQLMQGIHERNARNVEAQYARYHDMVELLDEKGYHLKSVADLNEAQKAQVKEQFEELILPTLTAIGIDAYRPFPHLKNHALNILVELEKNQNSYIAVVPIPTLLKRYLTLDDGEGKAYVLVEDVVIHGLNALFKGYTIKRRIPFRIARNADFELNEDDVMDLLDVMEDHVKNRLHGKTVRIEWDTRWESPNDHNNEDFLATVQPYLKVPEEGLYPINGPLDLTFLFDLVDDISEDHPEWKYPDFEPVEYPNYHGENLYQLTRKGDLFFHHPYDSFKPILSFVDHAASDPKTVAIKMTLYRVSKHSPIVKSLKKAAENGKEVTVLVELKARFDEENNVHWARELEEAGCHVLYGLSELKTHSKITLVVRREAGKIQRYIHLGTGNYNDKTAKQYTDMGILSTNEALTSDGSKFFNFLSGYSEVPDYEALHVSPFAIRDSLTDYIDEEIENQKKYGNGRIIAKMNSLTDKPLIKKLYEASQAGVQIDLIIRGICCLRPQVEGLSENIRVRSIVGRFLEHSRIYYFYRNGQKHVFLSSADMMTRNMIRRVEIEFPIIDQDIEAQIIHFLEVELADNQKARELGSDGIYRHVKSGDKPINSQEQMMQEAESRRNESVMRITPSSPNFFKRMTRFLTNRHKDD from the coding sequence ATGTCAACCACTAGCAATAATCAAAAAAATACCCAATCCTTGCAGGCTGAAAACTCAGCTGCTCATTATTATTATAATCGGGAGCTGAGTTGGTTAGATTTTAACTATCGTTGCGTTGAAGAAGCCAGTGATCCCAACAATCCCTTGTTAGAACAATTAAACTTTTTAGGGATTGTCAGCTCTAACTTAGATGAGTTTATTATGGTTCGCTTTGCAGGGGTTTATAATCAATACCTTGATGGCGTTCAAGTGGCTGAAAACAAAACCCAAATGTCACCTAAGCAGTTAATGCAAGGTATTCATGAGCGTAATGCGCGAAATGTGGAAGCCCAATATGCCCGCTACCACGACATGGTAGAATTGTTGGATGAAAAGGGTTACCACCTTAAATCAGTAGCTGATCTCAATGAAGCTCAAAAAGCACAAGTAAAAGAGCAGTTTGAAGAACTGATTTTGCCCACCTTAACGGCTATTGGTATTGATGCCTACCGACCTTTCCCACATTTAAAAAATCATGCCTTGAATATTTTAGTGGAATTAGAGAAGAATCAGAATTCCTATATTGCTGTTGTTCCTATTCCAACCCTACTCAAGCGTTATCTCACTTTAGATGACGGTGAGGGGAAGGCCTATGTTTTAGTAGAAGATGTCGTCATCCATGGACTAAATGCACTCTTCAAGGGTTACACCATTAAACGTCGGATTCCATTTCGGATTGCCCGGAACGCGGACTTTGAATTAAATGAAGATGATGTCATGGACCTCTTGGACGTGATGGAAGACCATGTTAAAAACAGACTACACGGGAAAACCGTTCGGATTGAATGGGATACCCGCTGGGAGAGTCCAAATGATCACAATAATGAAGATTTCTTAGCAACCGTACAACCTTATTTGAAGGTGCCAGAGGAAGGCCTTTATCCTATTAACGGCCCCCTTGATTTGACCTTCTTATTTGACCTGGTTGATGATATCAGTGAAGACCACCCTGAATGGAAGTATCCCGATTTTGAACCGGTAGAATACCCCAACTACCATGGCGAAAATCTCTACCAATTAACCAGAAAGGGCGATCTATTCTTCCACCATCCTTACGACTCTTTCAAACCGATCTTATCCTTTGTCGACCATGCTGCCTCAGATCCAAAAACAGTAGCTATCAAGATGACCCTCTACCGGGTATCCAAGCATTCGCCAATTGTCAAATCCTTGAAAAAGGCCGCGGAAAATGGTAAGGAAGTTACGGTCTTGGTGGAACTGAAGGCCCGCTTTGACGAAGAGAATAATGTCCACTGGGCTAGAGAACTCGAAGAAGCTGGCTGTCATGTCCTTTATGGTTTAAGTGAACTCAAAACTCACAGTAAAATTACCCTGGTGGTGAGACGGGAAGCCGGAAAAATCCAACGTTACATCCACCTAGGAACCGGAAACTACAACGACAAAACCGCTAAACAATACACGGATATGGGGATACTGTCGACTAATGAAGCTCTGACCAGTGATGGGTCCAAGTTCTTTAACTTCCTAAGTGGTTATAGTGAAGTGCCGGATTATGAGGCTCTCCATGTTTCGCCTTTTGCCATTCGTGACTCCCTGACGGATTACATTGATGAAGAGATTGAAAATCAGAAGAAATACGGCAATGGACGTATTATTGCTAAGATGAACTCCTTGACCGATAAACCCCTCATCAAAAAACTCTATGAAGCGAGTCAGGCCGGAGTACAAATTGATCTGATTATCCGGGGAATTTGTTGTTTACGTCCCCAAGTTGAAGGTCTATCAGAAAATATTCGGGTGCGCTCGATCGTGGGCCGCTTCTTGGAACACAGTCGGATTTACTACTTCTACCGTAACGGTCAAAAACATGTTTTCCTTTCTTCTGCAGATATGATGACCAGAAACATGATTCGCCGGGTAGAAATTGAGTTTCCAATTATTGACCAAGACATTGAAGCTCAAATTATTCATTTCTTAGAAGTGGAATTAGCCGATAACCAAAAAGCTAGAGAATTAGGGAGCGATGGCATTTATCGTCATGTCAAATCCGGCGATAAGCCTATCAATTCCCAAGAACAAATGATGCAGGAAGCTGAAAGTCGCCGGAATGAGAGTGTCATGCGCATTACCCCGTCTTCACCAAATTTTTTCAAGCGGATGACTCGCTTTTTAACTAACCGGCATAAAGACGATTAA
- a CDS encoding TIGR01440 family protein, producing the protein MKEEVQAQARKLIEELIDKAQLKSGMTVVVGCSTSEIMGEKIGTDSQPEIGKAVFDAIHQSLDQAGIYLASQCCEHLNRAIVTEREARPFAPTVNVVPQPKAGGSFSTAAYQAFQDPIVIEEIQADAGIDIGNTLIGMHLKPVAVPLRLENHRIGSAWVNAARTRPKFIGGERAHYNDQLK; encoded by the coding sequence ATGAAAGAAGAAGTGCAAGCACAAGCACGAAAGCTGATTGAAGAACTAATCGATAAGGCTCAGCTAAAGTCCGGAATGACCGTAGTGGTTGGTTGCTCCACTAGTGAAATTATGGGAGAGAAAATTGGGACGGACTCCCAACCCGAGATTGGAAAAGCGGTCTTTGACGCCATCCACCAAAGCTTAGACCAAGCCGGAATATACCTAGCCAGCCAATGTTGTGAGCACCTTAACCGGGCCATTGTCACTGAACGCGAAGCCCGTCCTTTTGCTCCCACAGTGAATGTGGTCCCCCAACCAAAGGCGGGCGGGTCATTTTCCACCGCTGCTTACCAAGCCTTCCAAGATCCAATCGTTATTGAAGAGATTCAAGCCGATGCAGGGATTGATATTGGAAACACCTTGATTGGTATGCACCTCAAGCCAGTGGCTGTTCCCCTGCGCTTAGAAAACCACCGGATTGGTTCTGCCTGGGTCAACGCTGCCCGCACCCGTCCGAAATTCATTGGAGGCGAACGTGCCCACTACAATGACCAATTAAAATAA
- the murB gene encoding UDP-N-acetylmuramate dehydrogenase, whose product MDFQAFIDAFSPEHIKINEPLKHYAYTKTGGPADLLVFPQSSQELQSMIKKANELQLPFMVMGNSSNVIVRDGGIEGIVFMLTQMASIEVKDHQVFAEAGARIIDVTRAARDAALTGLEFACGIPGSVGGAIYMNAGAYDGEIKDLPLSVQVVDKFGDLKTYTNEELQFSYRHSIIQDNGDCVVSVVFDLKPGDYDQIKGRMDHLTQLRESKQPLDLPSCGSVFKRPKGHFTGQLVQAANLQGYTVGGAQVSKKHAGFIVNIDHATAADYLAVIHHVQEVIKKEFDVSLETEVRIIGRDPK is encoded by the coding sequence ATGGATTTTCAAGCCTTTATCGATGCTTTTAGCCCTGAACATATTAAAATCAATGAGCCGCTGAAGCACTATGCCTATACGAAAACCGGCGGCCCGGCTGATCTCTTGGTCTTTCCCCAAAGTAGCCAGGAACTCCAATCCATGATTAAAAAGGCCAATGAACTCCAGCTGCCCTTTATGGTGATGGGAAATTCCAGTAATGTCATCGTCCGTGATGGTGGTATTGAAGGGATCGTCTTTATGCTGACCCAAATGGCATCCATTGAAGTGAAAGATCACCAGGTCTTCGCTGAGGCGGGGGCGCGAATTATTGACGTGACCCGGGCTGCTCGTGATGCGGCTTTAACGGGACTGGAATTTGCTTGCGGGATCCCTGGTAGTGTTGGGGGAGCGATCTATATGAATGCTGGGGCCTATGATGGCGAGATTAAGGATCTTCCCTTAAGTGTCCAAGTGGTCGATAAGTTTGGTGACTTAAAGACTTATACCAACGAAGAATTACAATTTTCCTACCGCCACAGTATTATCCAAGATAATGGCGACTGTGTCGTCAGTGTGGTCTTTGACCTCAAACCGGGTGACTATGACCAAATTAAGGGGAGAATGGACCACTTAACCCAACTTCGCGAATCCAAGCAACCCCTCGACTTGCCTTCTTGTGGTAGTGTCTTTAAGCGGCCCAAGGGGCACTTTACCGGCCAACTCGTTCAAGCAGCTAATCTGCAAGGTTATACGGTTGGTGGCGCCCAAGTGTCGAAAAAACATGCTGGTTTTATTGTAAATATTGATCATGCCACCGCTGCTGATTATCTGGCCGTCATCCACCACGTCCAAGAAGTGATCAAAAAAGAATTCGATGTAAGCTTAGAAACCGAAGTTCGAATTATTGGTCGCGATCCCAAGTAA
- a CDS encoding DUF3744 domain-containing protein — MSSPWIQMRHFSYRYPRQYRMALRDINITLNHGEKILILGANESGKSTFLKALKGELPEDGEFSGEIIHSGESAKPVDGTAIRDVIDEKIDDNPNESVNHHKKAIEKRWYELVDCELQPEEYQALSRGEKEIHRMSHILKEDNEIYIFDEPLKTLAPKQQKVFIDIIDDYHVHTDATIIISEHQLEAMMSRPIDRVLVFSEGRIVFDGQLKALLESGILNPLGIREPFYITAMRYAAYPLKDVYNIQDVHHIFGPQLRQKIENWIMTLPRFRYQENKEVLLELDNVSALVNNRNQRGLHNINLKINQEEMLSVVGPNGSGKTLLAQLCSGSLRPQTGTIKWLGQELPLDQFDHLRRNVGLITNDDVSNISQSRAETVADYLAQSSVLVEGDCQDDELKDKFNQVLAMVNLDNLLDFPLDHLSEISKLRLAMARSLLKDPKLLVVEEITEGRDFVHFRAIMNTLQRLNSHYQIAIMMTTHDIEVMLEYSRRTLIMSEGHLIIDALPVDVATMPAYLNKAGLRETSLTTFARQLDLVDPYTFIRKFVDYDREMQQNLD, encoded by the coding sequence GTGTCTAGCCCGTGGATTCAGATGCGTCACTTTAGCTACCGATATCCCCGTCAATATCGGATGGCATTAAGAGATATCAACATAACCCTAAACCATGGTGAGAAAATTTTAATCCTAGGTGCCAATGAATCAGGTAAGTCAACTTTTCTTAAAGCCTTGAAGGGTGAGCTACCGGAGGATGGCGAGTTTTCTGGTGAAATTATTCACAGTGGTGAGTCTGCCAAGCCAGTTGACGGGACGGCAATTCGCGATGTGATTGATGAGAAGATCGATGATAATCCTAATGAATCGGTCAACCATCACAAAAAGGCTATCGAAAAGCGTTGGTATGAACTGGTTGATTGCGAATTACAACCGGAAGAATACCAGGCACTTTCTCGTGGGGAAAAAGAAATCCACCGCATGTCCCACATCTTAAAAGAAGATAATGAGATCTATATTTTTGACGAACCCTTAAAGACCCTGGCTCCAAAACAACAAAAGGTCTTTATCGATATTATTGATGACTACCACGTTCATACTGACGCCACTATTATTATTTCTGAACACCAATTGGAAGCAATGATGTCTCGTCCCATTGATCGCGTCTTAGTCTTTTCAGAAGGGCGGATTGTGTTTGATGGCCAGCTTAAGGCTCTCTTGGAAAGTGGTATTTTAAACCCCTTAGGCATTCGTGAACCCTTCTATATTACCGCCATGCGCTACGCGGCTTATCCTCTAAAAGACGTTTATAATATCCAAGATGTCCACCATATTTTTGGACCACAGCTACGGCAAAAGATTGAAAATTGGATTATGACCCTGCCACGTTTTCGTTACCAAGAAAACAAAGAAGTTCTCCTCGAACTCGATAATGTATCAGCCTTAGTCAATAACCGCAATCAGCGCGGATTGCATAATATCAATCTGAAAATTAACCAAGAAGAAATGCTGAGTGTCGTTGGCCCCAATGGCAGCGGCAAGACCCTCCTAGCTCAATTGTGTAGTGGCTCCTTAAGGCCTCAGACGGGAACGATTAAGTGGCTGGGCCAAGAACTTCCCCTGGACCAATTTGACCATCTCCGCCGCAATGTCGGCTTGATTACTAATGATGATGTCAGCAATATTAGCCAATCGCGAGCAGAAACCGTTGCAGACTACCTGGCCCAAAGTTCCGTTCTAGTGGAAGGCGATTGCCAGGATGACGAGCTCAAAGACAAGTTTAATCAGGTTCTAGCCATGGTTAACTTGGATAATCTCTTAGATTTCCCTTTAGACCATCTTTCGGAGATTTCTAAGCTGCGTTTGGCCATGGCCCGGTCTTTATTAAAGGATCCTAAACTACTGGTGGTTGAAGAGATCACTGAAGGCCGCGACTTTGTGCATTTCCGTGCCATTATGAATACCTTGCAGCGGTTGAATAGCCATTACCAGATCGCCATTATGATGACCACCCATGACATTGAAGTCATGCTGGAATACAGCCGCCGGACCTTAATTATGTCAGAGGGGCATTTGATTATTGATGCTTTACCGGTGGATGTGGCGACTATGCCAGCCTATCTCAATAAGGCCGGCTTAAGGGAAACCAGTTTAACCACCTTTGCAAGGCAATTGGACCTGGTCGATCCCTATACCTTTATCCGTAAATTTGTCGATTACGACCGTGAAATGCAGCAAAATTTAGATTAA
- a CDS encoding GNAT family N-acetyltransferase, with the protein MKREEIQITLVDAEQKHAKALLDFYKKVGGESDFLSFTSQGLGINQEQEQRYLKSIQESLNNRVLIALLDDEIIGVASIGAPEGSKEEHVGELGISILRRFWSLGLSHVLMEDMLGWAKESPILRYIRLEVNVNNVRAIKLYEKFHFEELGRIPGGQYAQGQFQDTLIMGLSALNDQQDDDDSSVSEED; encoded by the coding sequence ATGAAACGTGAAGAAATACAAATTACTTTAGTAGACGCAGAACAAAAACATGCCAAGGCCCTATTAGACTTTTACAAAAAAGTGGGCGGCGAGTCTGATTTTCTCAGCTTTACTTCCCAAGGCCTCGGTATCAACCAGGAACAAGAACAAAGGTATTTAAAGAGCATCCAAGAAAGCTTGAATAACCGCGTTCTGATTGCCTTATTAGATGATGAAATTATCGGAGTCGCTTCAATCGGGGCCCCAGAAGGTTCCAAGGAAGAGCATGTGGGTGAATTGGGCATTTCTATCCTCAGACGCTTTTGGAGTCTAGGTCTGAGCCATGTCTTGATGGAAGACATGCTAGGCTGGGCCAAAGAAAGCCCTATCTTGCGCTATATCCGCCTGGAAGTGAATGTCAATAATGTTCGGGCCATTAAGCTGTATGAGAAATTTCATTTTGAAGAGCTGGGACGTATTCCTGGAGGGCAATATGCCCAAGGTCAATTCCAAGACACCCTCATCATGGGTTTAAGTGCTTTAAATGACCAACAAGATGACGACGACTCGTCTGTAAGTGAAGAAGACTAA
- a CDS encoding Ppx/GppA family phosphatase: MFQERKAIIDIGSNTIRLVIYGIDDWYNFEELQNVKVPSQLSQYLIEKDDNKYMSDTGIQRLITALDDFASIIKNFKVDEIKALATAAVRQSANQEEIINRVKEKTGITIGIISEEEEARFGQYAVMHVITIPDAFTIDIGGGSCEVTKYQDKAMDTFHSFPFGVVYIRERFFKNKDHNDEDAIEAARDYIRSQFKQESWLKKAKLPLIGIGGSVRNVAEMHQRMHNYPIAGLHGYQMTLDDLEETLDMVLDTKPKDLDDIEGLSTERTDLIVPALIAFIELFKLSKAKNFTVSTQGLREGIILEDINKNYNTPIDTQLIRLRSTRKIAHDLPFNSAGTQQHVDLCLSLYQQMCDLDQFTFDDEEREMIEFAAYLYRFASFVSREADSQHTFYLLSNTNLLGFSHLDRVRLALLSSYKNRSLFQLYMTNFKDWFSEEEEDHLMKVGGMIRFAQALNYSKTDPVKKLRLERDEDDNYLLKIYHTEPIITEKYRANRHKKHLSRALDGSLSLEFIPLDSLDE, encoded by the coding sequence ATGTTTCAAGAGCGAAAAGCGATTATTGATATTGGGTCAAATACCATCCGTCTGGTTATCTACGGGATTGATGACTGGTATAATTTTGAAGAACTTCAAAACGTCAAAGTGCCGTCACAATTGAGCCAATACCTCATTGAAAAAGATGATAATAAATACATGAGCGATACGGGTATCCAGCGCTTAATCACTGCCTTAGATGACTTTGCATCCATTATCAAAAACTTTAAAGTGGATGAAATAAAAGCACTGGCTACGGCAGCCGTCCGGCAATCGGCTAACCAAGAAGAAATTATCAACCGTGTCAAAGAAAAAACCGGCATCACTATTGGGATTATTTCTGAGGAAGAAGAGGCCCGTTTTGGCCAGTATGCCGTTATGCATGTCATTACTATTCCAGATGCGTTTACTATTGATATCGGTGGGGGATCTTGTGAAGTAACCAAGTACCAAGACAAGGCCATGGATACCTTTCATAGCTTTCCCTTCGGTGTGGTCTATATTCGTGAACGTTTTTTTAAGAATAAGGACCATAATGATGAAGATGCTATTGAAGCGGCTAGGGATTATATCCGCAGTCAATTTAAGCAAGAATCCTGGCTCAAGAAGGCTAAGTTGCCTTTAATTGGGATTGGGGGCTCAGTCCGTAATGTGGCCGAAATGCATCAGCGCATGCATAATTACCCAATTGCGGGACTCCACGGTTATCAGATGACTTTAGATGATTTAGAAGAAACCTTGGATATGGTTTTAGATACCAAGCCTAAGGATTTGGATGATATTGAAGGCTTGAGTACTGAGCGGACGGATTTGATCGTACCGGCTTTGATTGCCTTTATTGAACTCTTCAAATTGTCGAAGGCGAAAAATTTCACAGTGTCTACCCAAGGTTTGCGGGAAGGGATTATCTTAGAGGATATTAATAAGAATTATAATACCCCGATTGATACCCAGCTTATCCGCCTGCGTTCTACCAGAAAAATTGCCCATGACCTGCCCTTTAACTCAGCGGGTACCCAGCAACACGTTGATCTTTGTTTGAGTCTCTACCAACAAATGTGTGATTTGGATCAATTTACTTTTGACGATGAAGAAAGAGAAATGATCGAATTTGCGGCCTACCTCTATCGCTTTGCTAGTTTTGTCAGTCGGGAGGCCGATTCCCAACACACCTTTTATCTGCTCTCTAACACCAATCTCCTAGGCTTTTCTCATTTGGACCGGGTGCGTTTAGCGCTCTTGAGTTCCTATAAGAACCGGTCGCTCTTCCAACTTTATATGACTAATTTTAAGGATTGGTTTAGTGAGGAAGAAGAAGACCACTTAATGAAAGTGGGCGGAATGATTCGCTTTGCCCAAGCCTTAAATTACTCCAAAACTGATCCAGTCAAAAAATTACGCTTAGAACGTGATGAAGATGACAATTACTTGTTGAAAATCTACCATACAGAGCCTATAATTACCGAAAAATACCGGGCCAACCGCCATAAGAAACATCTCAGCCGGGCCTTGGATGGAAGCTTAAGTTTAGAGTTTATCCCCCTGGATAGTCTTGATGAATAA
- the tsaE gene encoding tRNA (adenosine(37)-N6)-threonylcarbamoyltransferase complex ATPase subunit type 1 TsaE: MSEIKWHNEKDTEKTAQKLADLVQAGDVICLEGGLGAGKTTFTGYFAHALGINKAIKSPTFTIMREYQMGRLPLYHMDAYRLEETGAEGLGIEEYLEGDGVTVIEWPQFIKEDLETPYLWLTIHKESATERRISLAYNGGRGKELATELLESLTE, from the coding sequence ATGTCAGAGATCAAATGGCATAACGAAAAGGATACCGAGAAAACCGCCCAAAAATTAGCCGACTTGGTTCAAGCAGGGGATGTTATCTGCCTAGAAGGAGGTCTAGGAGCGGGTAAGACTACCTTTACGGGATACTTTGCCCATGCTTTAGGGATTAATAAGGCGATTAAGAGTCCGACATTTACCATTATGCGCGAATATCAAATGGGTCGGCTACCCTTATACCATATGGACGCTTACCGTTTAGAGGAAACGGGAGCTGAAGGTTTGGGGATTGAAGAATACCTAGAGGGCGATGGGGTCACTGTGATTGAATGGCCCCAGTTCATTAAGGAAGACTTAGAAACGCCTTACCTGTGGCTGACTATTCATAAGGAATCGGCTACCGAGCGTCGGATTAGCTTAGCATATAATGGTGGGCGCGGTAAGGAATTAGCAACAGAATTATTAGAAAGTTTGACAGAATAA
- a CDS encoding histidine phosphatase family protein, whose product MVREIFIIRHGQSLYNLEGKIQGQIDSPLSPRGIQEAEQAKNFFDQKDISIDLILSSPLKRAYATAKIIQGNSPCPLVTDQRLAEWRYGSLEGKALSVLEGVKLNDPPSDHYFCQFGGESVTAVKVRFQTALDEALKAYPQKNILLVSHGSIMYRFMLDYLNQPLPAFSNCQIFHFEELEKSLVLKNSINPLN is encoded by the coding sequence ACATGGCCAGTCTCTTTATAACTTAGAGGGGAAAATCCAAGGTCAAATCGATAGTCCCCTTAGTCCTAGAGGCATCCAAGAAGCTGAGCAAGCGAAAAACTTTTTTGATCAAAAAGACATCAGTATTGACCTGATCCTCTCCTCCCCTTTGAAGCGGGCCTACGCCACAGCAAAGATAATCCAGGGAAATAGTCCCTGCCCCCTGGTGACTGATCAGCGGCTAGCAGAATGGCGCTATGGTAGTCTTGAAGGCAAGGCGCTCAGCGTCCTTGAGGGCGTCAAACTCAATGACCCGCCTAGTGATCACTATTTTTGCCAATTTGGGGGCGAGTCAGTTACTGCAGTTAAGGTCCGCTTTCAAACAGCCCTTGATGAAGCTCTTAAAGCCTATCCTCAAAAAAATATCCTCCTGGTTAGCCATGGGTCAATTATGTACCGCTTCATGTTGGACTATCTCAACCAACCCCTCCCAGCCTTTTCGAATTGCCAAATTTTTCATTTTGAAGAGCTAGAAAAAAGCCTGGTCTTAAAAAATAGTATTAATCCACTCAACTAA